In a genomic window of Streptomyces pristinaespiralis:
- a CDS encoding TerD family protein: MASDPTRWWQPAVECSPEQALALERAAGQQQRFADIDALAARLLAAGLAGRPVATVVPGRGRHTPDTAKVTALTREEEVFCANAFGVQEQQRLGAWYLPQKLSVKAGAVNLPYLLRERPGHALTLAADDTARLTAVEDWDTVLLWALLVPLFETLLQPIRLRAAGEIFPRTEQQRFWTLIEERYRLLGVDASALEAFRFGGGWHQLDRAGQQQARLRLLDTLAAADLVQLAARHRIQRLQGLMAGFAKKARTGTALARRVLTKELQPVVSAYFGGDWLAVLDYLQAPPHPDEEIITALPEPRLYVGMATQTAGMAAEAGIAEDEVHAMLAAFLGGGSSLSPVEERAAALRGWWAGFDQAHAGQSRGMPSLWGLVDQDLMSLNRTEQGYTPQLYRQRLPADVLERVGRLWETVTLARYPGSIVSNPRPHQTMAEALGPAAEFWHGVGLTAWFVCEGPYSRTTLDRVDRYYSRPLAALRAAGCPVDTAFFRELQAAEQLLGPEEEITDSADSTVETPYGQMTFTSSMSHGARRDGFERLRDLITRHRRAWAEQYLGAFVEGRWRSELEEVAHQHHRFVAAKGRPPTLPQFARFAITAANHWTGGDLGALYTAIGEPASSLQERPARLLAGDGYDFARRVYQELGGKPVDHDTWVNNPEETQRQWQLSRLATESLRHLQLQEALGRPPTAKEFGAQRLTWPWPGEETEGWPILQHVIAALTGTSLPPIAPPSPAVPASNGENAAGQLLAKGANTAVATEPTTVRITCTGAPVDVSAVLLTRNGKVRDDHDLVFYNHPSHDGVSLGGDTVTADLNLIPDDITSIAVIVSIDLEAQPAAVFDQHTQWHADITQSSGAQLAFAPGPFSSGETVTVAVELYRHKAGWKARAVGQGYNTGLAGLATDYGINIEA, encoded by the coding sequence GTGGCCAGTGACCCGACACGCTGGTGGCAGCCGGCCGTGGAATGCAGTCCCGAGCAGGCGCTTGCCCTGGAGCGGGCGGCCGGGCAGCAGCAACGGTTCGCCGACATCGACGCCCTGGCGGCCAGACTGCTGGCCGCAGGGCTCGCCGGACGGCCGGTGGCCACCGTCGTCCCCGGCCGAGGACGCCACACGCCGGACACCGCCAAGGTGACGGCCCTCACCCGGGAAGAGGAAGTCTTCTGCGCCAACGCCTTCGGGGTCCAGGAGCAGCAGCGGCTCGGGGCGTGGTACCTCCCCCAGAAACTCTCGGTCAAGGCAGGGGCAGTCAATCTGCCGTATCTGCTGCGGGAACGCCCTGGCCACGCTCTGACGCTGGCCGCCGATGACACCGCCCGCCTCACCGCTGTGGAGGACTGGGACACGGTATTGCTGTGGGCGCTGCTGGTGCCGCTGTTCGAGACACTGCTTCAGCCCATCCGGCTGCGGGCAGCAGGAGAGATATTCCCTCGCACAGAACAGCAGCGGTTCTGGACACTCATCGAGGAGCGTTACCGGCTGCTGGGCGTCGACGCGAGCGCGCTGGAAGCCTTCCGCTTCGGCGGCGGCTGGCACCAGCTGGACCGTGCGGGACAGCAGCAGGCCCGCCTTCGTTTGCTGGACACCCTTGCCGCCGCCGACCTCGTGCAGCTTGCCGCACGTCACCGGATCCAGCGGTTGCAAGGGCTGATGGCTGGTTTCGCAAAGAAGGCCAGGACGGGAACAGCCCTGGCGCGCCGGGTGCTCACCAAAGAGCTGCAGCCGGTCGTCTCCGCGTACTTCGGGGGTGACTGGCTGGCGGTGCTGGATTACCTTCAGGCTCCCCCGCACCCGGATGAGGAGATCATCACCGCTCTGCCCGAGCCACGTCTGTACGTCGGCATGGCCACGCAGACGGCCGGTATGGCGGCCGAGGCGGGCATCGCGGAGGACGAGGTCCATGCGATGCTCGCGGCCTTCCTCGGCGGCGGCAGTTCTCTGTCTCCGGTGGAGGAGCGGGCTGCGGCCCTGCGCGGCTGGTGGGCAGGCTTCGACCAGGCGCATGCCGGCCAGTCACGGGGAATGCCGTCGTTGTGGGGGCTGGTCGATCAGGATCTGATGAGTCTGAACCGGACCGAGCAGGGGTATACCCCTCAGTTGTACCGGCAGCGTCTGCCCGCCGATGTCCTGGAACGGGTGGGGCGGCTGTGGGAGACGGTGACGCTTGCGCGGTATCCCGGCAGCATCGTCAGCAACCCGCGCCCGCACCAGACCATGGCTGAAGCCCTCGGTCCTGCGGCCGAGTTCTGGCACGGCGTGGGCCTGACCGCCTGGTTCGTGTGCGAAGGCCCCTACTCCCGCACCACCTTGGACCGCGTCGACCGCTACTACAGCAGGCCGCTGGCCGCCCTGCGCGCGGCCGGATGCCCGGTCGACACCGCCTTCTTCCGCGAACTGCAAGCCGCCGAACAACTCCTCGGGCCGGAGGAGGAGATCACGGACAGCGCGGACAGTACGGTCGAGACCCCGTACGGGCAGATGACGTTCACCTCCAGCATGAGTCACGGCGCCCGTCGGGACGGCTTCGAACGGTTACGGGACCTCATCACACGACACCGGCGGGCCTGGGCCGAGCAGTATCTCGGTGCCTTCGTGGAGGGCCGCTGGCGCTCCGAGTTGGAGGAGGTCGCCCACCAGCATCACCGCTTCGTCGCCGCCAAGGGGCGTCCCCCCACGCTGCCCCAGTTCGCCCGGTTCGCGATCACAGCAGCCAACCACTGGACGGGCGGCGACCTCGGGGCGCTGTACACGGCCATCGGCGAGCCGGCGTCTTCCCTGCAGGAGCGGCCCGCCCGCCTGCTGGCCGGCGACGGCTACGACTTCGCCCGCCGGGTGTACCAGGAGCTGGGCGGCAAGCCCGTCGACCACGACACCTGGGTGAACAACCCGGAAGAAACCCAACGGCAGTGGCAGCTCAGCCGCCTGGCCACCGAAAGCCTGCGCCACCTCCAACTACAGGAAGCACTCGGGCGGCCGCCGACCGCCAAGGAGTTCGGCGCCCAGCGGCTGACCTGGCCGTGGCCTGGCGAGGAAACCGAGGGCTGGCCCATCCTCCAGCATGTCATCGCGGCTCTTACTGGTACCAGCCTGCCGCCGATCGCACCCCCCTCCCCCGCCGTCCCGGCCAGCAACGGGGAAAACGCTGCTGGGCAGTTGCTGGCCAAGGGGGCCAACACGGCCGTGGCCACGGAACCGACGACGGTCCGCATCACCTGCACCGGCGCGCCCGTCGATGTCTCCGCTGTACTCCTCACCCGCAACGGCAAGGTACGCGACGACCACGACCTCGTCTTCTACAACCACCCCAGTCACGACGGGGTCAGCCTCGGAGGAGACACCGTCACCGCCGATCTGAACCTCATCCCCGACGACATCACCTCCATCGCCGTCATCGTCAGCATCGACCTCGAGGCCCAGCCCGCCGCAGTCTTCGACCAGCACACCCAGTGGCACGCAGATATCACCCAGTCTTCCGGCGCCCAACTGGCTTTCGCTCCGGGGCCGTTCTCATCAGGCGAGACCGTCACCGTCGCGGTGGAGCTCTACCGCCACAAGGCCGGATGGAAGGCCCGCGCTGTCGGGCAGGGCTACAACACCGGCCTCGCGGGCCTGGCTACCGACTACGGCATCAACATCGAAGCCTGA
- a CDS encoding ATP-binding protein, whose translation MTATRTTGGVPSEQGTLEVSMGLRPTHLGYAYQDLLTALRLVDLAVGRANSLLVDTKMFTGDRFDDITCEWGTGSRERLQIKHTDHDRALSLESFTKDKRGLRLDLLFSSMDHDFTSDPGASHRLVVRDTEPEDPELTRVLRPVHASTDPGPALHGLSSKRFRFDAAALRAHAPWKEMLAQVSDDLLNRACASLVVDTDLPACSLNIREPGPAEAALLHRITEELGAGRPPNRHRTPEEVALALIEAAKAARSRAGTVMVEDLLPRLSLEVDFGAVREGHPVDRATEVRRPTVLTGVVAAVRDAAQQGGVVVVTGAPGIGKSWLCEQLGDALRETWLAVRHHCWLGAADIDREQRVLTEVVIGSLLKQLGTAVPEALAQVRPRYAATPETLTAAVTAARGLAPDRPIALIVDGIDHVSRVLGSTTGSAFRPRVDPAASLVADLSALELPPGVVLVLASQPGPHLEAVDAGASRLTVAPLNRAELHALADRLGVLTALEPSSAGEGLDPAARAEAAVALIEERSRGNALYATYLCRQAVGPAPGLGAAPAPDGAGDPLERLRTVPSSAHDLDDYYAYLLAGLTPGQRSAVSMLAVCDFAVSASELEEIFPLPGMQLGAALNSVAPIVAQQPGIGGLKIHHESFSRFIRRADGDDRWVDQVRSQAADWLSQRGFFTDPRAFRHLPELLAALGRDDELALLIEPDFLSRAIAGLQPPQAIVHTLTVAARRAAVRNDWPTLVRCVELSRARATFEDEGLPGSLVPYADVLVALVGADRVAASLMYEGVTTMAARWGLQLCAAVDRAGCAAPWEAYLTAWDEARKERVHYGSESDESVFLAELRGRIRLPARAADDVELGQVPRTLAQRVARFLGQEALTSPEDALGVLLDCLGPDPLLESAELIEQPDRRAALLLHLADAHGTAGGALPSARALATAAWASGPCDPRRLLRHGVAVSDLAEEIFSGDIAAVLAEAAQDVLTDRASGLSGPVNRWLTLLAVAHAADPQAPARLLPLLEGDGFYRAWLRFTLATVGLHRDVEAGILTAETASVTVRVALEQLAQHAHAFTGSPRACDLADIHRQVRQVLHDAVALLRGDDVAVGIAFLQAVSEGTTTSLMGMAGTGPLITTELVSLLAGSVGQAGADIVHELMRTLRGAQAERRALYAEDADFELEMARVSLACDDPHEAQRCWERAARYVGAYGGHKDITIEELLDPLPQLLQADPVQAQVRLAHTQPLVYLVADCTDGRGTAGTPQEWWRSLARLDPRGAAQLGAQVLLAEPGLPDGRVGAAHRQLLATQADTADPVVLAALRIAAGPDGRSIQQDVALLTRLADLPGDDAARASRLLPVLANAITSTYDDQTLIAASQAAGDEPTSALRTAAQRCGGEGGSPWAPRPVPDNTSRDWFGPEKRPTADAYLHAQQRPTLPEGAAGALAAVRDRSSKAYDAPSGPRWSRDALANAVGWRLLEIIDGQGADAAAQFLHRIADEMNASNPLELLADLAMGLRLRQDSDPGVYGPLAATAGMLAYTKMRGGGGWRSFGGNDRLDLWQQAHSADPATAARNLADQVAHAVAEASYSRTIGVSLALVSAFAVQPPLASPPAVSAFACWDAAYGVIAHRLPGRARLGQGAYHPVPEQATQHDIDTALCELALATIALPERGDKRRALITATVLLASRSGQAQAALARVLSFDLGAGPLTWLLTVLQGHLPDGPLDAALLAQLVTLCGSDVLSVRADASAILARAGHQAPAPTATAAHPTLARAIAAALSPSEDSA comes from the coding sequence GTGACCGCGACGCGCACCACGGGGGGGGTGCCAAGTGAGCAGGGCACGCTGGAGGTGAGCATGGGGCTGCGCCCGACACACCTTGGCTACGCTTACCAGGACCTGCTCACCGCGCTGCGGCTGGTGGACCTGGCGGTGGGACGTGCGAATTCCCTGCTGGTCGACACGAAGATGTTCACCGGGGACCGATTCGATGACATCACGTGCGAGTGGGGCACCGGCAGCCGCGAGCGGCTGCAGATCAAGCACACGGATCATGACCGCGCGTTGTCGCTGGAGAGTTTCACGAAGGACAAGCGAGGCCTACGCCTGGATCTGCTCTTCTCCTCCATGGACCACGACTTCACCTCGGATCCGGGTGCCTCGCACCGCCTCGTGGTGCGCGACACGGAGCCGGAGGATCCCGAGCTGACCCGGGTGCTGCGCCCGGTCCACGCGAGCACCGATCCCGGGCCTGCGCTGCACGGCTTGAGCAGCAAACGGTTCCGTTTCGACGCCGCTGCGCTGCGTGCACACGCTCCGTGGAAGGAGATGCTCGCCCAGGTCAGTGATGACCTGCTCAACCGCGCCTGCGCATCCCTGGTCGTCGACACGGATCTTCCGGCGTGTTCGCTCAACATTCGCGAGCCCGGGCCAGCCGAGGCGGCCTTGCTGCACCGCATCACCGAAGAACTCGGTGCCGGACGGCCGCCGAACCGGCACCGCACGCCCGAGGAGGTGGCGCTGGCCCTGATCGAGGCGGCCAAAGCGGCGCGCAGCCGGGCGGGGACCGTGATGGTCGAGGACCTGCTTCCTCGTCTGAGTCTGGAAGTCGACTTCGGAGCGGTCCGTGAGGGGCACCCCGTGGACCGTGCCACCGAGGTGAGACGTCCTACGGTGCTCACGGGCGTGGTCGCGGCCGTGAGGGACGCTGCTCAGCAGGGGGGTGTCGTGGTGGTCACCGGTGCTCCCGGCATCGGCAAGTCGTGGTTGTGCGAGCAGCTCGGGGATGCGCTGCGGGAGACCTGGCTGGCGGTGAGGCATCACTGCTGGCTCGGCGCTGCGGACATCGACCGTGAGCAGCGTGTGCTGACTGAGGTCGTGATCGGCAGCCTGCTGAAGCAGCTGGGTACGGCCGTTCCGGAGGCGCTGGCGCAGGTCAGGCCGCGCTACGCGGCCACGCCGGAGACGCTCACGGCCGCGGTCACTGCCGCGCGCGGCCTGGCACCGGACCGGCCGATCGCGCTGATCGTGGACGGTATCGACCATGTCAGCCGGGTTCTTGGATCCACCACCGGCAGCGCCTTTCGTCCGCGGGTGGACCCGGCGGCCTCTCTGGTCGCGGACCTCTCCGCCCTGGAACTGCCGCCCGGTGTCGTGCTCGTCCTGGCCAGTCAGCCCGGCCCTCACCTCGAGGCCGTCGACGCCGGTGCCTCCCGTCTCACCGTTGCCCCGCTCAACCGCGCCGAACTGCATGCTCTGGCGGACCGCCTGGGCGTGTTGACGGCCCTGGAGCCCTCCTCTGCCGGTGAGGGGCTCGATCCCGCTGCGCGGGCGGAGGCCGCGGTCGCACTGATCGAGGAGCGCTCTCGGGGCAACGCCCTGTACGCCACGTATTTGTGCCGGCAGGCCGTTGGTCCTGCCCCGGGCCTGGGAGCGGCGCCGGCGCCGGATGGTGCTGGCGATCCTCTGGAGAGATTGCGGACGGTGCCGTCGTCGGCGCACGACCTCGACGACTACTACGCCTATCTGCTGGCCGGTCTGACCCCCGGGCAGCGTTCTGCTGTCAGCATGCTCGCGGTCTGCGACTTCGCTGTGAGTGCGTCGGAGCTCGAGGAAATTTTCCCGCTGCCCGGAATGCAACTCGGTGCCGCGCTGAACAGCGTGGCACCGATCGTCGCGCAGCAGCCGGGCATCGGCGGACTGAAGATCCATCATGAGAGCTTCAGCCGCTTCATCCGCCGGGCCGACGGCGACGACAGGTGGGTCGATCAGGTCCGGTCCCAGGCCGCCGACTGGTTGTCCCAGCGGGGCTTCTTCACCGATCCCCGCGCGTTCCGGCACCTGCCCGAACTGCTGGCCGCTCTGGGGCGCGATGACGAACTCGCTCTGCTGATCGAACCCGATTTCCTCTCCCGCGCGATTGCCGGGCTGCAGCCTCCTCAGGCCATCGTCCACACTCTGACCGTTGCCGCGCGGCGTGCGGCGGTCCGCAACGACTGGCCCACACTGGTGCGCTGCGTCGAACTGAGCCGGGCGCGGGCGACGTTTGAGGACGAAGGCCTGCCGGGTTCCCTGGTGCCGTATGCGGATGTGCTGGTGGCGCTGGTGGGAGCCGACCGCGTGGCGGCAAGCCTGATGTACGAGGGTGTGACCACGATGGCGGCGCGGTGGGGCCTGCAGCTGTGTGCGGCGGTCGACCGGGCCGGCTGTGCCGCCCCGTGGGAGGCGTACCTGACGGCCTGGGACGAGGCACGCAAGGAGCGTGTCCACTACGGTTCCGAGAGCGATGAGTCGGTGTTCCTGGCGGAGTTGCGCGGACGGATCCGGTTGCCGGCCCGGGCTGCTGACGATGTCGAGCTCGGGCAGGTCCCGCGTACGCTCGCGCAGCGGGTGGCCCGGTTCCTCGGCCAGGAGGCTCTGACGTCGCCTGAGGATGCGCTGGGTGTGCTGTTGGACTGTCTGGGTCCAGACCCGTTGCTCGAGAGCGCGGAGCTCATCGAGCAGCCCGACCGGCGCGCGGCCCTTTTGCTGCACCTTGCGGACGCCCATGGCACGGCGGGCGGCGCGCTGCCGTCTGCCCGCGCGCTGGCCACCGCGGCCTGGGCCAGCGGGCCGTGCGACCCGCGGCGCCTGCTCCGCCATGGCGTGGCAGTGTCGGACCTTGCCGAGGAGATCTTTTCCGGGGACATCGCCGCGGTTCTCGCGGAAGCAGCACAGGATGTACTGACGGACCGTGCCAGCGGCCTGTCCGGCCCGGTGAACAGGTGGCTGACACTGCTGGCCGTGGCCCATGCTGCCGATCCGCAGGCGCCCGCCCGACTGCTTCCCCTCCTGGAGGGCGATGGCTTCTACCGTGCCTGGCTGCGCTTCACCCTTGCCACCGTAGGCCTGCACCGCGACGTCGAGGCGGGCATCCTCACAGCCGAAACCGCGTCCGTGACCGTGCGTGTGGCGCTCGAACAACTGGCCCAGCATGCACACGCGTTCACGGGCAGCCCCCGGGCTTGCGATCTTGCGGACATCCACCGGCAGGTGCGACAGGTGTTGCACGACGCCGTCGCCCTGCTGCGTGGCGATGATGTCGCTGTGGGCATCGCCTTCCTGCAAGCCGTCAGCGAGGGCACCACCACCTCTCTCATGGGCATGGCCGGAACCGGCCCGCTGATCACCACGGAGCTGGTGTCCCTGCTCGCCGGGAGCGTCGGCCAGGCAGGGGCCGACATCGTGCACGAGCTCATGCGCACGCTGCGCGGAGCGCAAGCCGAGCGCCGTGCTCTGTATGCGGAGGACGCCGACTTCGAGCTTGAGATGGCCCGCGTAAGTCTCGCCTGCGACGACCCGCACGAAGCGCAGCGGTGCTGGGAGCGTGCCGCCCGCTACGTGGGGGCCTATGGCGGCCACAAGGACATCACCATCGAGGAGCTGCTGGATCCGCTGCCTCAGCTCCTGCAGGCCGATCCCGTCCAGGCGCAGGTGCGTCTGGCGCATACGCAGCCTCTTGTTTATCTCGTCGCGGACTGCACCGACGGGCGGGGCACGGCGGGAACGCCGCAGGAGTGGTGGCGTTCCCTTGCGCGCCTGGATCCGCGCGGTGCCGCGCAGTTGGGCGCCCAGGTGCTGCTGGCCGAGCCCGGGCTGCCCGATGGCCGGGTGGGCGCGGCCCACCGGCAGCTGCTGGCCACGCAGGCTGACACGGCCGACCCCGTCGTCCTGGCCGCGCTCCGCATCGCCGCTGGCCCCGATGGCCGCAGCATCCAGCAGGACGTTGCTCTGCTCACCAGGCTAGCTGACCTGCCCGGCGACGACGCGGCCCGCGCATCGCGTCTCCTGCCAGTGCTGGCCAATGCAATCACCTCCACCTACGACGACCAGACACTGATCGCCGCATCGCAGGCTGCCGGGGACGAGCCCACTTCTGCGCTGCGCACAGCAGCACAGCGTTGTGGCGGTGAGGGCGGCTCGCCCTGGGCGCCCCGCCCCGTGCCCGACAACACCTCACGTGACTGGTTCGGCCCCGAGAAGCGCCCCACCGCAGACGCGTACCTGCACGCCCAGCAGCGCCCGACGCTGCCAGAAGGTGCTGCCGGCGCGCTTGCTGCGGTCCGTGACCGCAGCAGCAAGGCATACGATGCCCCCTCGGGCCCACGCTGGTCGAGGGACGCGCTGGCCAATGCGGTCGGGTGGCGGCTCTTGGAGATCATCGACGGTCAGGGAGCAGACGCAGCCGCCCAGTTCCTGCACCGGATCGCCGACGAGATGAACGCCTCCAACCCTCTTGAGCTACTGGCCGACCTCGCCATGGGTCTCCGCTTGCGCCAGGACAGCGATCCTGGTGTCTACGGCCCACTCGCCGCCACGGCGGGCATGCTCGCCTACACCAAGATGCGAGGCGGCGGCGGATGGCGTTCCTTCGGCGGCAATGACCGGCTGGATCTGTGGCAGCAGGCGCACTCCGCGGACCCGGCCACCGCAGCCCGCAACCTCGCAGACCAGGTGGCCCACGCCGTCGCCGAGGCGTCCTACAGCCGCACTATCGGTGTCAGCCTGGCCCTGGTCTCGGCGTTCGCTGTTCAGCCCCCGCTCGCTTCACCCCCGGCTGTCAGCGCTTTCGCCTGCTGGGATGCGGCGTATGGCGTCATCGCCCACCGTCTGCCGGGCCGTGCCCGTCTCGGTCAGGGTGCCTACCACCCGGTGCCGGAACAGGCGACCCAGCACGACATCGACACCGCACTGTGCGAACTTGCGTTGGCCACGATTGCCCTGCCTGAACGCGGCGACAAGCGCCGCGCCCTGATCACAGCGACGGTTCTGCTGGCCAGCCGTTCCGGCCAGGCGCAGGCAGCCCTGGCGCGCGTCCTCTCCTTCGACCTCGGAGCTGGCCCCCTGACCTGGCTCCTGACCGTCCTACAAGGACACCTGCCCGACGGACCTCTGGATGCCGCCCTTCTCGCACAGCTCGTCACGCTGTGCGGCAGTGACGTGCTGTCCGTCCGTGCGGATGCGTCCGCCATCCTGGCCCGCGCTGGCCACCAGGCGCCCGCCCCCACGGCAACGGCAGCCCATCCGACACTCGCACGCGCCATCGCCGCCGCCCTCTCCCCCAGCGAGGACAGCGCATGA
- a CDS encoding AAA domain-containing protein — translation MTPPHQPSPQQQMDTAARAILEQLPTLTHRGIVVHSPPGAGKSTLVARAADALAQSSAPCPVIAQTNSQVDQLVRRFARHHPHLRTARLTATEHSVPHDLQAHPGIRIGTRIEALETTADVIVGTAMKWATVTDRRWPWAIIDEAYQMRSDMLLWTAGFFDRALFVGDPGQLDPFSAVETDRFHGLPHDPMNSAVAVLLANNPDLPVHFLPVSWRLPPSAVPLISDAFYPFTPFHAGSREADRTLTFSIRGMRTPTDEVIEHAARTGWALFELPARITGQHDIEAFQAVLDIAERLLARRATTTCEENPEGHVLQPGDIAIGTAHRSQTHHIRALLARQYPPLHGVTVDTANRLQGCEFRVTIVLHPLSGRGDASAFHLEAGRLCVLTSRHRHACIIVARAGIAELLDAHPSNDPAHPGAASKVADGWEANHAVLARLTQHTISAQAQPRHRRG, via the coding sequence GTGACACCTCCCCACCAGCCCTCGCCGCAGCAGCAGATGGACACGGCCGCCCGAGCCATCCTGGAGCAGCTGCCCACGCTCACCCACCGCGGAATCGTCGTGCACTCCCCGCCCGGCGCCGGCAAATCCACCCTGGTCGCCCGAGCCGCCGACGCCCTCGCGCAGTCCAGCGCCCCCTGCCCCGTCATCGCCCAGACCAACAGCCAGGTCGACCAACTCGTGCGGCGATTCGCCCGGCACCACCCGCATCTGCGCACCGCACGGCTCACCGCAACGGAACACTCGGTCCCGCATGATCTGCAGGCACATCCCGGCATCCGGATCGGTACCCGCATCGAAGCCCTCGAGACGACGGCCGACGTCATCGTGGGAACCGCCATGAAGTGGGCCACGGTCACCGACCGCCGATGGCCGTGGGCGATCATCGACGAGGCCTACCAGATGCGTTCCGACATGCTTTTGTGGACCGCCGGCTTCTTTGACCGGGCCCTCTTCGTCGGAGATCCTGGCCAACTCGACCCCTTCTCCGCGGTCGAAACCGACCGCTTCCACGGCCTGCCCCATGACCCCATGAACAGCGCGGTCGCCGTCCTGCTGGCCAACAACCCTGACCTGCCCGTCCACTTTCTGCCCGTGTCCTGGCGCCTGCCACCCTCAGCCGTCCCCCTGATCAGTGACGCCTTCTACCCCTTCACGCCCTTCCACGCCGGAAGCCGTGAAGCCGACCGCACCCTCACGTTCTCCATCCGCGGCATGCGTACCCCCACTGACGAGGTCATCGAACACGCCGCCCGAACCGGATGGGCACTGTTCGAACTACCAGCCCGCATCACCGGCCAGCACGACATCGAAGCCTTCCAGGCCGTCCTCGACATCGCCGAGCGGCTGCTGGCCCGGCGCGCCACCACCACCTGCGAGGAAAACCCCGAAGGCCACGTCCTGCAGCCGGGGGACATCGCTATCGGCACCGCCCATCGCAGCCAGACCCACCACATCCGTGCGCTCCTGGCCCGCCAGTACCCCCCACTCCACGGCGTCACCGTCGACACCGCCAACCGACTCCAAGGCTGCGAATTCCGCGTCACCATCGTCCTGCACCCCCTCTCCGGCCGCGGCGACGCCTCCGCCTTCCATCTGGAAGCCGGCCGCCTGTGCGTCCTCACCTCACGACACCGCCACGCCTGCATCATCGTGGCCCGCGCCGGCATCGCCGAACTCCTCGACGCCCACCCCTCCAACGACCCCGCACACCCCGGAGCCGCCTCCAAGGTCGCCGACGGCTGGGAGGCCAACCACGCAGTCCTCGCCCGCCTGACCCAGCACACCATCTCCGCCCAGGCACAGCCCCGTCACCGGCGCGGATGA